TGGCTTCTATAACCTGTTCGTAAAAACCGCTTACCTCCTTGGCAAGTCCTGTTCCGAGCAATCCATCGACAACAAGGTGAGCCCCTGTTATGACATTCTCAACAACTGAGATATCCCCTGTTTCTTCCCTTATTTCTATGCCCATCTTGATGGCCGTATCGAGGTTTATCCTTGCATCCCCCTTAACATCCTTTATCTTACCCACTAGAAGTATCTCGCAATCAATTCCCCTGTTGACAAGATGACGGGCCACCACATGCCCGTCTCCACCGTTGTTCCCTTTGCCTGCAATAACAAGCACTCTCCCGGCATCTGTTTCATGGGTAATCTCTGCAATAATTTCCGCAGCCCCCCTGCCTGCATTCTCCATGAGAACGACACCTGGAATGCCAAACTCTTCTATGGCCCGGCGGTCTATTTCTCTCATCTCATCTGCAGTGACTACCTTCATGTGAACTCCTCCGGTTTTTTGCTAAAATCACCCCCCCCTAACCTTCCTTGCCAGGGAGCGCCCTAAAGAGTATAAAGGGCTTAAGGGGAGGTCAAACAATCATTTATATCATCGTACGTCAACTTTCCCTGCCCCTATATAACATACCTTTTTTTAAATTCAAAATCAAAAGCGCCCTCTTCACCTCCTTTGCCGATAACACCCCCTCAATCTTGCCTTATCACCTGACATTAGCGGCTTCATCGATTTCTTGACTAGCTTACGCTTTAGTGTATAATGAGGGTTTTTTCATTTTTTATTTAAGGGGAATATTTTGGAAGTTACAAAGTCATTAACGCCAAGAGAAATCGTATCTGAACTGGATAGATATATAGTAGGGCAAAAGCAGGCAAAACGCGCCGTTGCCATTGCCCTTAGAAACAGGTGGAGAAGGCAGCAATTATCCGATGACATGAGGGATGAAATAGCGCCCAAAAATATCATCATGATCGGGCCGACAGGAGTTGGTAAAACAGAGATTGCAAGACGTCTTGCAAAGCTTTCCAATGCGCCCTTTATAAAGGTTGAAGCCTCCAAGTTTACCGAAGTGGGTTATGTGGGCAGGGACGTAGAATCCATGATACGGGACCTGACCGAACTGGCTGTCATTATGGTGAGGAATGAAGAGAAGGAAAAGGTGGAAGCCAAAGCCTCGGAACTTGCTGAAGAGAAAATCCTTGATCTTCTGCTTCCTTTTTCACCCTCAGAAGAAGAAGAAGTTGAAAAAGCGAGACAGGACCATAACAAGACGAGAGAAAAATTCCGGAAAATGCTTCACGAGGGCAAGCTTGATTCAAGAAGCGTCGAGGTAGAGATCAAAGAAAAATCATCCCCCATGATTGAGGTTCTTGCTCCTGCCGGCATGGAAGACATGGATATTAACATTAAGGATATTTTCAACAACCTCATGCCGAAAAAGAGTGAAATGAGGAAACTCTCTATTCCCGAGGCGATGAAAGTCATTACCCAGGAAGAGGCACAGAAACTGGTCGATAATGAAAAGGTCATTAAAAAAGCGCTAAAGAGAGTAGAACAGTCAGGCATTATTTTCCTTGATGAAATTGACAAGGTGGCCGGAAGAGAAGGAAGCAAAGGACCTGATGTTTCAAGAGAAGGGGTTCAAAGAGACCTTCTCCCTATTGTTGAAGGCTCGACGGTAAACACCAAGTACGGTATGGTAAAAACCGATCATGTCCTTTTCATTGCAGCAGGGGCTTTTCATGTCTCCAAACCATCCGACCTGATCCCCGAATTGCAGGGACGCTTCCCTATAAGGGTGGAGCTGGAAGCCTTGACGAAAGATGACTTTATCAGGATACTGACGGAACCGAGAAATGCACTTATTAAGCAGTACACAGCCCTTATAGGTGCGGAGGGGATCAAGGTTGACTTTAAGAATGAATCCATTTCAAGGATCGCCGAAATGGCCCAGGAGGTCAATGAGCGGATGGAAAACATAGGCGCCCGGCGTCTCCATACAATCATGGAGCGGCTCTTTGACGAACTCTCCTTTGAAGCGCCGGATATGAAGAAAAAGAAGGTTGCCATTGATGAAGCTTACGTAAATACAAAGCTTGCAGGAATCATCAAGGACGTCGATCTCAGCAGGTATATACTTTAATACAGTAAAAGCAAAAAATGAAAAAACTGATAGAAAAAGCGAAAGTCCTTATTGAATCGCTCCCCTACATTCAGCGTTTTTCAGGAAAAACGATTGTTGTAAAGTATGGCGGCAATGCCATGATCGAAGAGGAACTTAAAGTCGGCTTTGCCCTCGATATCATTCTTATGAAACATATCGGGATCAATCCCGTCGTTGTTCATGGCGGTGGCCCCCAGATAGGAGAGGTCATGAAAAAGATGGGCCTCGAACCCCGCTTCGTCGACGGCTTCAGGGTTACCGATGACGAGACTATGGGTGTTGTCGAAATGGTTCTCGTGGGCAAGGTCAACAAGGAAATCGTCAACCTCATTAACAGGGAGGGGGGCCGTGCCGTGGGACTGGGCGGAAAAGACGGCGGTCTTATCAGGGGCAAAAAAAGGTATCTCAAAAAAACCGATAAAAAGGACCAGCCCCCTGAAATCATCGATATCGGCATGGTAGGTGATGTGGAGCACATTAATCCTGAAATTATCGATACGCTCGATCAAAGCGGCTTTATTCCCGTCATTGCGCCTGTCGGCGTGGGCGAAAAGGGAGAAACCTACAATATTAACGCCGACCTGGTAGCAGGGAAGGTAGCCGAAGCGCTTTCGGCGGAAAAGCTCGTTCTCCTCACCGATATTGAAGGTGTTAAAGACGGTAAGGGAGATTTAATATCAAGCCTCTCCAGGAAAGAAGCCCTCAATCTCATGGATGAGGGCGTCATCAGGGAAGGAATGGTTCCGAAAATCGAGTGCTGCCTTGAGGCTATCGGCAATGGCGTAACAAAGACGCATATTATTGACGGACGCATTGAACATGCGCTCCTGCTTGAGATATTTACCGATAAGGGAATAGGGACCCAGATTACAGGGTAAAAACAATGACAAACAAAGAAATAGTTAATAAAACAGAAGCTTTTGTTGCCGGTACTTACGGCCGCTATCCTGTTGCCATGGTCAAGGGCAAGGGAGCAAAGCTATGGGACGCTGACGGAAAAGAATACCTCGATTTTGTCTCGGGCCTTGCCGTATGCAACCTGGGCCATTGCCATGAAAAAGTGACACAGGCCATAAAGGAACAGGCAGAAAAGCTTGTTCATGTATCGAACCTCTACCATATTCCTGAACAATCGAAACTGGCAGAGCTTCTCGTGCAAAACTCCTTTGCAGACAAGGTTTTTTTCTGCAACAGCGGCGCTGAAGCCAACGAAGCGGCCATTAAACTTGCCCGCCGTTACAGTTACGATAACCTGGGTGCCGGCAGGAATGAAATCATTACCACGACCCAATCCTTTCATGGCAGGACCATGGCTACCATTACGGCAACGGGACAGGAGAAATTCAGCAAGGGTTTTGAGCCCCTCCTTCCGGGATTTAAACATGTGCCTTTTAATGATCTAAAGGCGCTTGAAGCGGCTATCGATGATAAAATATGCGCCGTCATGGTTGAACCTGTCCAGGGCGAAGGAGGCGTCAATGTCCCTTCCCAGGATTACTTTAAGGGAGTAAGGGAGCTCTGTAACAAAAAGAACGTTCTTCTCATCCTCGATGAAGTCCAGGTGGGCATGGGACGGACGGGCAAGCTCTTTGCCTATGAGAATTACGGTATGGAGCCTGACATTATGAGCCTTGCAAAAGGGATAGCCGGCGGAATGGCAATGGGAGCCATGCTTGCTAAAGAGAATATGGCCAAAAGCTTTGTTCCCGGCACTCATGCGAGCACCTTTGGTGGAAATCCACTGGCTTCGGCGGCAGCCATTGCGGCACTGGAAACGACACTGGAAGAGGGGATACTGGAAAACTGTACCAACATGGGAGAAGTTCTCGAAGGGGAACTTTTGAAACTGAAAGATAAATATCCTTACATTAAGGAAGTGCGGGGCAAAGGACTTATCTACGGCATGGAACTCCACAGGGAGGGAGCGGAAATTGTAAACAAGGCCTTGAGCGAAGGCTTGCTTATCAACTGTGCGGCAGGCACGGTCCTTCGTTTTCTTCCTCCCCTTATCATTAAAGAAGAAGAGATAAAACAGATGATCTCCATTCTCGATAACGTATTGGAGGAAGTAAACCCGTGAAGAGAAACCTTCTCAGCATAATGGATCTTGGCGGGGAAGAGATACACTCTCTCCTGGGCCGCGCCATGGAACTGAAGGCAATGCAAAAAGAAGGCATCGGCCACCATCCCCTTGCAGGCAAAACTCTGGGCATGATTTTCGAAAAGTCTTCCACCCGAACAAGAGTTTCCTTCGAGGTAGGTGCATTCCAGCTTGGCGGCAATGCCCTCTTCCTTAGCCCCAGAGATACACAGATCGGCAGAGGCGAACCCATTGCCGATACGGCCAGGGTGCTTTCGCGCTACCTTGACGGCATTATGATAAGAACCTACTCACAGAAAATTCTGGAAGAATTTGCAGAGTACGCCACGGTGCCTGTCATCAACGGCCTCAGCGACCTCCTTCACCCCTGTCAGGTACTCACTGACCTTCTCACAGTAAAAGAGAAGTTTGGAAACCTGGAAAATCGCAAAATTGCCTGGATTGGTGACGGCAACAACATGGCCAACTCCTGGATCAATGCTGCACGGAGAATCGGTTTCGAGCTCGTTCTTGCCTGCCCCAAAGGGCATAAGCCGGACGAAAAAATTCTGGCTATGGCCCTTAAGGAAGATAAAGCGAACATAAGTGTTGTGGAAGATCCGGCAGAAGCGGCAACAGGATCGGACGTCATTAATACGGACGTCTGGACAAGCATGGGCCAGGAAGATGAGTATGAGGAACGCAAAAAGGTCTTTGCCGCCTATCAGGTGAACAACGAACTGCTCTCTCATGCCTCGGGTAATGCTATCGTCCTTCACTGCCTTCCGGCGCACCGCGATGAAGAGATAACTCATGAAGTGATCGAAGGTCCCAACTCGGCTATCTTTGACCAGGCGGAAAACAGGCTGCATCTGCAAAAAGCGGTGATGGAACTGCTTATGAAGAATAAGCAGGAACATGGAAGCTATTGAAAAAGTCGCTTTACCGCCTTTGCCAATAGTGAAAGGACGCGGCAATCTCCAGAGCGTTACTTTTAATAATACCCCGATTGCTTCGCTTCGCTCGCAATGACTGGAATAGAGGTTTCCAATGAAAATATTCAAAGAAAACTCACTTTAAAAAGGCAGCCATAGGCTCCCTTTATTAACCCTATTTGGAGGATTTTTGTGAAAGAAAATATTAATAAAGTTGTTCTTGCCTATTCAGGCGGTCTCGATACTTCCGTCATCGTAAGATGGCTTATAGAAGAATATGAATGTGAGGTTATCTGCTTTGCTGCCGACCTGGGACAGGGAGAGGAGCTTGCACCTCTTAATAAGAAAGCCATCGAGACGGGTGCCAGCAATATCTATATTGAAGACCTGAAGGAAGAGTTTGTTTCCGACTTCGTCTTTCCCATGCTTAGAGCAAATGCCATTTACGAAGGCAGGTATCTTCTCGGCACCTCCATCGCAAGACCGCTTATTTCAAAAGAGCAGATCAGGATTGCCGGAAAGGAAAATGCCGACGCCGTTTCTCACGGAGCAACAGGTAAAGGGAACGACCAGGTGAGATTTGAGCTTACCTACTTTGCCCTTCAGCCCGATATAAAGGTCATAGCGCCCTGGAGAGACTGGGATTTAAATTCAAGGGAATCTCTCATTGCCTATGCGAAAAAGCATAATATCCCCGTCCCTGTAACCCAGGCCAAACCTTACTCATCAGACAGAAACCTTCTTCACATCAGTTTTGAAGGGGGCGTACTGGAAGACCCCTGGGTGGAAGCGCCGGAAGATATGTATGTTATGTCCGTCTCGCCTGAAAAAGCGCCCGATAAACCGACCTATATAGAGATCGATTACGAAGCAGGAAACCCTGTTGCTATAGACGGTAAAAAGATGTCGCCTGCCACCCTGCTGGAAGAACTCAACAGGATTGGTGGTGAAAACGGTATAGGGCGGGTTGATCTTGTGGAAAGCAGATTCGTTGGGATGAAATCACGCGGTGTTTATGAAACACCGGGCGGCACTATCCTTCATGAAGCCCACAGGGCCGTCGAGTCACTCACTATGGACAGGGAAGTCATGCACATAAGAGACTCCCTCATTCCCAAATATGCAGAGCTGGTTTATAACGGCTACTGGTATGCCCCCGAGAGAGAACTGCTCCAGAAAACAATCGATGAGAGCCAGCTTACCGTTAACGGTACGGCAAGGCTTAAACTCTACAAGGGAAATTGTCAAGTTGTGGGAAGAAAGGCGGAAAAATCGCTTTTTAGCCCGGAATTTGCTACATTTGAAGAAGACAGCGTCTATAACCAGAAAGATGCCGAAGGATTTATTAAAATCAACTCCCTGAGATTGAGAATCAGGGCGCTGACAGGTCTGTAGGAGGGGATAATGCCTGAAAAACCATCTGAAAAATCGACTGATAAGCCGTGGGGGGGGCGCTTCGAAGAAAAAACGAACAAGCTCCTTGAGAAACTGAGCGCATCGGTAGGTTTCGATAAAAGGCTTTACATTTATGACATTAAAGGAAGCATTGCCCATTGCACCATGCTTGCCAAACAGGGAATCATTTCCGAAGAAGACAGCAAGGAAATCATCAGGGGACTGGAAGAGATTCGCCGGGAAATCGACAGGGGTGAATTCGAATTCTCCGATGAACTCGAAGATATTCATATGAATATCGAAAAACGGCTTACCGACAGGATCGGTGAAGCAGGTGGCAGGCTTCATACGGCAAGAAGCAGAAACGACCAGGTCACTCTCGACACGAGGCTTTATTTAAGAAACAAGACGAAGGAAATCATCGAACTGATTAAAGAGTTCCAGACGGTGCTGATTGAACTGGAGAAAAAGCATCCCACGGCCATTATGCCCGGTTACACTCACCTTCAGCGGGCCCAGCCCATCCTTTTTTCCACCCATATGATGGCCTACTTTGAAATGCTGGAGAGAGATGCCGGGCGTTTTAGCGACTGTCTCAAACGAATTAATGTTATGCCCCTCGGCGCCGGCGCCCTGGCCGGAACGACATTCCCTATCGACAGAAAATATGTTGCTCAACTCCTCGATTTTCCAGCCATTACGAAAAACAGCCTCGACTCGGTAAGTGACAGGGACTACGTTATCGAATTTACGGCGGCGGCTTCCATACTGATGATGCATTTCAGCCGTCTTTCAGAGGAACTGATCCTCTGGTCTTCAGACGAGTTCGGCTTCATTGAAATTGCCGACGCCTTCTGCACGGGAAGCTCCATTATGCCCCAGAAGAAAAACCCCGACATTCCCGAACTGGTAAGAGGAAAAACAGGAAGAGTCTACGGCAACCTCATGTCTCTCCTTACCCTTATGAAAGGGCTTCCCCTGGCTTACAACAGAGACATGCAGGAAGATAAGGAACCGCTTTTCGATACCATTGACACCATTACCATCTCCCTTCAGATCTTTACGGAAATGATGAGGAATATTCGCATCGATGAAGAAAGTATGCTGCTGGCAGCGGGCGGAGGTTATTCAAATGCAACGGAAGTGGCTGATTATCTCGTCAAAAAAGGTCTCCCCTTCAGGGAGGCACACGAAGTGGTGGGGAATATCGTCAAATACTGCATCAAAAACAATATCCGGCAGATCGGTGATCTTAAAATCGAGGAATTTCGGCAGTTCTGCGATATGATTGAAGACGACATCTATATTCATGCCGACCTTGAAAGGTCAACCATAAGCAAGACGGATCTTTTCAAGATCGATGATGTCGGTGTTTGATAAGCAATAAAACCCGGCTTTATATAGATTAGCGCTAATAGCTTATGATTAACTCCCATTAAAGTCGAAAGGTTAATTTTTTTATTTTAAGCTTTTAAAAAATCATAATTAATCCATGTTAATCCGTTCTAAAAAGTCTTTTCCCAATAAGGGCGGCGGGATGAAACATCCTTTAGAGGCGCTGCCTCTTGCCTTATCTATTTTTTCTTTATTTCTTGTCATCCCGGCAGGTTGCGGGAAAAAGGGAGCGCCCCTTCCCCCGGAAAGCCTCGTCCCGCAAGCCGTTGCATCGGTAAAAGTAAAAGGCGCCAGAGATTCCCTTTTCATTAGCTGGACCATGCCTCAAAAGAACAGCGACGGATCAAAACCGGCCGATCTGGCAGGCTTTAAACTTTACAAAAAAAGCGGAGAGGAGTGCCCCAAATGCCCCGGTGAAGAATACCCCATTTACGTCGATATTGATCTGGAGGCCCCCGGTGCAGCATTGATCGAGGGAAGAAGGGTCACCTTTATCGATACGGACCTTAAGGAAGACCGGTATTACAGCTATAAGGTCGCGCCTTATAACAAAAGCGGCTACCGGGGCGCTTTTTCAGAGGCCGTAAATATAAAATGGCAAAGTCCTCCACCGCCGCCGGAGGGATTTAAAGGTTCGGCATCGGACAGGACGGCAGTTCTTAAGTGGCAGCCTTTCAAAGCTGCAACAAAAGATGAAACAATTGAGGAAGACGTGATAGCTTATAATATTTATCGCAGCAATACTTCGGGGGACTACCCCTCATCACCGATAACGAAGTCACCTGTAAAGGGAGACAGTTTCACCGATATCGGTCTTGAAAACAACAGGCAATATTACTACACAGCCAAAAGCGTTATAATAACCGGCGATAGGATCATTGAAAGTGAACCCTCGGGAGAAATCATTCTTATTCCCATCGATACGGTGCCGCCGGCGCCTCCCAAACGTCTCACAGCGGTCCTTGCTGATGTAGGAGTGAGGCTCTTCTGGGAGCCTCAAGTTACGAAGGACATACTGGGTTACAACATATACAGGAGAAAAAAGGGAGACCTTGCTGCCGGGAAAATAAATAAGAGCCCTGTTGAAGGAACAACTTTCAGCGATTATGATGTTATTAACAGCATCAGCTATTTCTACGCAATAACAGCTGTCGATAACTCTCTTCAGAAAAACGAAAGCGTGCCCTCTGAAGAGATTAGTATTAAAATTCCAAAATAAACTATTTTTTAAATATACAGGAGGCAAAGAAGTAAAATGCACCATTTCAGTTATAACGAAGGAAATCTATTTTGTGAAGAGGTGGATATCCAGAAAATAGCCGATGTCCTTGGAACACCATTGTATGTGTACAGCCATGCAACACTCAAACGTCACTTTGAAGCCTTTGACAGCTCCTTTGCTGAAATCCCTCACATCGTCTCCTACTCCGTCAAGGCAAATTCAAATCTCGCCGTTTTGAGGCTCTTTTCCGAGTTGGGAGGAGGCGCTGATATTGTATCGGGAGGCGAACTTTTCAGGGCTGTAAAAGCAGGTGTTGAACCGGGGAAAATCGTCTATTCGGGCGTCGGCAAAAAGGATGATGAAATGGAATATGCCCTCAGGGAAGATATTCTCATGTTTAACGTCGAATCCCGGCAGGAACTGGAACTCCTCAATAAAGTGGCGGCAAGAATGGGTAAGCACGCAAGAATCGCACTGAGAGTTAATCCCGATGTGGATCCCAAGACGCATCCCTATATTTCAACGGGACTCAAGGAAAATAAGTTCGGCATTCCCGTCGCCGAGGCCATTGAAACCTTTAAATATGCAACAACCCTCGACAATATTCATGTTATCGGTGTTGATTGCCATATCGGGTCCCAGCTAACAGAGATCCAGCCTTTCGTTGATGCATTGAAAAAAGTGAAAGAACTTATTACAAAGCTCAGAGGGGAAGATATTGATATTAAATACCTCGACCTTGGAGGCGGCCTGGGCATTACCTATAAAGATGAATCGCCGCCTCACCCCACAGAATATGGCGAAGCGATCATCAGGGAGACAAAGGACCTTGGCGTTACGCTTATTTTCGAACCGGGCAGGGTCATTGTGGGTAATGCCGGTATGCTCGTCTCCAAAGTCCTCTATACGAAAGAGGGTGAAGAGAAGAACTTCATCATTGCCGATGCAGCCATGAATGACCTGGCCAGACCTTCGCTCTATGGTTCTTACCAGAAAGTCATTCCCGTCAAGAAGAGTGATGCGCCGGAAATTGTGGCC
Above is a window of Deltaproteobacteria bacterium DNA encoding:
- the hslU gene encoding ATP-dependent protease ATPase subunit HslU; translated protein: MEVTKSLTPREIVSELDRYIVGQKQAKRAVAIALRNRWRRQQLSDDMRDEIAPKNIIMIGPTGVGKTEIARRLAKLSNAPFIKVEASKFTEVGYVGRDVESMIRDLTELAVIMVRNEEKEKVEAKASELAEEKILDLLLPFSPSEEEEVEKARQDHNKTREKFRKMLHEGKLDSRSVEVEIKEKSSPMIEVLAPAGMEDMDINIKDIFNNLMPKKSEMRKLSIPEAMKVITQEEAQKLVDNEKVIKKALKRVEQSGIIFLDEIDKVAGREGSKGPDVSREGVQRDLLPIVEGSTVNTKYGMVKTDHVLFIAAGAFHVSKPSDLIPELQGRFPIRVELEALTKDDFIRILTEPRNALIKQYTALIGAEGIKVDFKNESISRIAEMAQEVNERMENIGARRLHTIMERLFDELSFEAPDMKKKKVAIDEAYVNTKLAGIIKDVDLSRYIL
- the argB gene encoding acetylglutamate kinase, with product MKKLIEKAKVLIESLPYIQRFSGKTIVVKYGGNAMIEEELKVGFALDIILMKHIGINPVVVHGGGPQIGEVMKKMGLEPRFVDGFRVTDDETMGVVEMVLVGKVNKEIVNLINREGGRAVGLGGKDGGLIRGKKRYLKKTDKKDQPPEIIDIGMVGDVEHINPEIIDTLDQSGFIPVIAPVGVGEKGETYNINADLVAGKVAEALSAEKLVLLTDIEGVKDGKGDLISSLSRKEALNLMDEGVIREGMVPKIECCLEAIGNGVTKTHIIDGRIEHALLLEIFTDKGIGTQITG
- a CDS encoding acetylornithine transaminase gives rise to the protein MTNKEIVNKTEAFVAGTYGRYPVAMVKGKGAKLWDADGKEYLDFVSGLAVCNLGHCHEKVTQAIKEQAEKLVHVSNLYHIPEQSKLAELLVQNSFADKVFFCNSGAEANEAAIKLARRYSYDNLGAGRNEIITTTQSFHGRTMATITATGQEKFSKGFEPLLPGFKHVPFNDLKALEAAIDDKICAVMVEPVQGEGGVNVPSQDYFKGVRELCNKKNVLLILDEVQVGMGRTGKLFAYENYGMEPDIMSLAKGIAGGMAMGAMLAKENMAKSFVPGTHASTFGGNPLASAAAIAALETTLEEGILENCTNMGEVLEGELLKLKDKYPYIKEVRGKGLIYGMELHREGAEIVNKALSEGLLINCAAGTVLRFLPPLIIKEEEIKQMISILDNVLEEVNP
- the argF gene encoding ornithine carbamoyltransferase translates to MKRNLLSIMDLGGEEIHSLLGRAMELKAMQKEGIGHHPLAGKTLGMIFEKSSTRTRVSFEVGAFQLGGNALFLSPRDTQIGRGEPIADTARVLSRYLDGIMIRTYSQKILEEFAEYATVPVINGLSDLLHPCQVLTDLLTVKEKFGNLENRKIAWIGDGNNMANSWINAARRIGFELVLACPKGHKPDEKILAMALKEDKANISVVEDPAEAATGSDVINTDVWTSMGQEDEYEERKKVFAAYQVNNELLSHASGNAIVLHCLPAHRDEEITHEVIEGPNSAIFDQAENRLHLQKAVMELLMKNKQEHGSY
- a CDS encoding argininosuccinate synthase, with amino-acid sequence MKENINKVVLAYSGGLDTSVIVRWLIEEYECEVICFAADLGQGEELAPLNKKAIETGASNIYIEDLKEEFVSDFVFPMLRANAIYEGRYLLGTSIARPLISKEQIRIAGKENADAVSHGATGKGNDQVRFELTYFALQPDIKVIAPWRDWDLNSRESLIAYAKKHNIPVPVTQAKPYSSDRNLLHISFEGGVLEDPWVEAPEDMYVMSVSPEKAPDKPTYIEIDYEAGNPVAIDGKKMSPATLLEELNRIGGENGIGRVDLVESRFVGMKSRGVYETPGGTILHEAHRAVESLTMDREVMHIRDSLIPKYAELVYNGYWYAPERELLQKTIDESQLTVNGTARLKLYKGNCQVVGRKAEKSLFSPEFATFEEDSVYNQKDAEGFIKINSLRLRIRALTGL
- the argH gene encoding argininosuccinate lyase; its protein translation is MPEKPSEKSTDKPWGGRFEEKTNKLLEKLSASVGFDKRLYIYDIKGSIAHCTMLAKQGIISEEDSKEIIRGLEEIRREIDRGEFEFSDELEDIHMNIEKRLTDRIGEAGGRLHTARSRNDQVTLDTRLYLRNKTKEIIELIKEFQTVLIELEKKHPTAIMPGYTHLQRAQPILFSTHMMAYFEMLERDAGRFSDCLKRINVMPLGAGALAGTTFPIDRKYVAQLLDFPAITKNSLDSVSDRDYVIEFTAAASILMMHFSRLSEELILWSSDEFGFIEIADAFCTGSSIMPQKKNPDIPELVRGKTGRVYGNLMSLLTLMKGLPLAYNRDMQEDKEPLFDTIDTITISLQIFTEMMRNIRIDEESMLLAAGGGYSNATEVADYLVKKGLPFREAHEVVGNIVKYCIKNNIRQIGDLKIEEFRQFCDMIEDDIYIHADLERSTISKTDLFKIDDVGV
- the lysA gene encoding diaminopimelate decarboxylase; amino-acid sequence: MHHFSYNEGNLFCEEVDIQKIADVLGTPLYVYSHATLKRHFEAFDSSFAEIPHIVSYSVKANSNLAVLRLFSELGGGADIVSGGELFRAVKAGVEPGKIVYSGVGKKDDEMEYALREDILMFNVESRQELELLNKVAARMGKHARIALRVNPDVDPKTHPYISTGLKENKFGIPVAEAIETFKYATTLDNIHVIGVDCHIGSQLTEIQPFVDALKKVKELITKLRGEDIDIKYLDLGGGLGITYKDESPPHPTEYGEAIIRETKDLGVTLIFEPGRVIVGNAGMLVSKVLYTKEGEEKNFIIADAAMNDLARPSLYGSYQKVIPVKKSDAPEIVADVVGPICESGDFLAKDRQIQPLKQGDLFAVGSAGAYGFTMSSNYNSRVRAAEVMVKGNAFQVIREREEFRDLIKGEKIPSFL